One genomic region from Curtobacterium sp. 9128 encodes:
- a CDS encoding RNA-binding protein, with protein MLESALTHLVKGIVDHPDDVRVASSTSARAEVLEVRVHPEDLGRVIGRAGRTAKALRTLVTALADGKRVRVDVVDTDS; from the coding sequence TTGCTCGAATCCGCGCTGACGCACCTCGTCAAGGGGATCGTCGATCACCCTGACGACGTGCGCGTCGCCAGTTCCACCTCCGCGCGGGCCGAGGTCCTCGAGGTGCGTGTGCACCCCGAGGACCTCGGCCGCGTGATCGGACGCGCCGGTCGGACCGCCAAGGCGCTCCGCACCCTCGTCACGGCTCTCGCCGATGGCAAGCGGGTGCGGGTCGACGTGGTCGACACCGATTCCTGA
- a CDS encoding SDR family oxidoreductase: MTDSTAPIALITGASRGIGRLLAQKLGQRGATVVVTYKGNADLAEESLADVKAAGGDGITAQVDIEQPESIYALFDLVRDTYGRLDYFVANAAASAFKPVADLKLHHLDRSYATNARSFVLGAQRAAELMDKGGRIVVVTSYGSLRAFPTYAALGAAKAMSESYMKYMAVEFGPRQITVNAVNGGLIDTDSLEYFYTKVPGQAPIETVYEKLPLQRPGTADDMADAVDFLLSDKASYITGQVLSVDGGLTVIAPPYWADTTSPLRDAVLPPASDAS, encoded by the coding sequence GTGACCGACAGCACCGCACCCATCGCGCTCATCACCGGAGCCTCCCGCGGCATCGGCCGGCTGCTCGCGCAGAAGCTCGGCCAGCGCGGCGCGACCGTCGTCGTGACGTACAAGGGCAACGCCGACCTCGCAGAGGAGTCGCTCGCCGACGTCAAGGCGGCCGGTGGCGACGGCATCACCGCGCAGGTCGACATCGAGCAGCCGGAGTCGATCTACGCCCTGTTCGACCTGGTGCGCGACACGTACGGACGCCTCGACTACTTCGTCGCGAACGCCGCGGCCAGCGCCTTCAAGCCGGTCGCGGACCTGAAGCTGCACCACCTGGACCGCAGCTACGCGACGAACGCCCGCTCGTTCGTCCTCGGGGCCCAGCGTGCCGCCGAGCTCATGGACAAGGGCGGCCGCATCGTCGTCGTCACCTCGTACGGCTCGCTCCGCGCCTTCCCGACGTACGCCGCGCTCGGCGCCGCGAAGGCGATGAGCGAGTCCTACATGAAGTACATGGCGGTCGAGTTCGGCCCGCGCCAGATCACCGTGAACGCGGTCAACGGCGGCCTCATCGACACCGACTCGCTCGAGTACTTCTACACGAAGGTCCCCGGCCAGGCGCCGATCGAGACCGTCTACGAGAAGCTCCCGCTGCAGCGCCCGGGCACCGCGGACGACATGGCCGACGCCGTGGACTTCCTGCTGTCGGACAAGGCGTCGTACATCACCGGGCAGGTGCTGTCGGTCGACGGCGGGCTGACCGTCATCGCGCCGCCGTACTGGGCCGACACGACCTCGCCGCTACGGGACGCCGTGCTGCCCCCGGCGTCGGACGCTTCCTGA
- the rimM gene encoding ribosome maturation factor RimM (Essential for efficient processing of 16S rRNA), producing the protein MASGCGSTWSTPIPDEATQLRVGRITKAHGLKGGLKLELYTDDPDRRFTRGAVFTLQVPEDSPWSGKTIAIDELRWYNGHPVAFFTGIADRDAAETLARAILWVDQDPSEETGEDDAWYDHQLVGLRVMRDGVQVGTVARVDHLPAQDLLAVDTPDRGEVLVPFVGAIVPAVDIAGGTVTVTPPTGLFEDPEDTSRPETIS; encoded by the coding sequence ATGGCAAGCGGGTGCGGGTCGACGTGGTCGACACCGATTCCTGACGAGGCGACCCAGCTCCGGGTGGGTCGCATCACCAAGGCGCACGGGCTCAAGGGCGGTCTCAAGCTCGAGCTCTACACCGACGACCCGGATCGTCGGTTCACGCGCGGAGCGGTCTTCACGCTCCAGGTCCCCGAGGACTCTCCCTGGTCGGGGAAGACCATCGCCATCGACGAGCTCCGCTGGTACAACGGCCACCCGGTCGCGTTCTTCACCGGGATCGCCGACCGCGACGCCGCCGAGACCCTCGCACGGGCCATCCTCTGGGTCGATCAGGACCCCTCCGAGGAGACCGGCGAAGATGACGCCTGGTACGACCACCAGCTGGTCGGCCTGCGTGTCATGCGCGACGGCGTCCAGGTCGGGACGGTCGCCCGCGTCGACCACCTGCCCGCGCAGGACCTGCTGGCCGTCGACACCCCCGACCGTGGCGAGGTGCTCGTGCCCTTCGTCGGCGCGATCGTCCCCGCGGTCGACATCGCAGGCGGCACCGTGACGGTCACACCGCCGACGGGTCTGTTCGAGGACCCCGAGGACACGTCGCGCCCCGAGACGATCTCCTAG
- the rpsP gene encoding 30S ribosomal protein S16, with product MAVKIRLKRLGKIRAPYYRVVVADSRTKRDGRVIEEIGQYHPTEEPSVIKIESERALYWLGVGAQPTEQVAALLKLTGDWAKFKGEKDTESKVKVAEPKQAFVVDTAKKAVLKPKSEKKAPAAPTESADDAAETTEA from the coding sequence GTGGCTGTCAAGATCCGTCTCAAGCGTCTCGGTAAGATCCGGGCGCCGTACTACCGTGTCGTCGTCGCCGACTCGCGCACCAAGCGCGACGGTCGCGTCATCGAGGAGATCGGTCAGTACCACCCGACCGAGGAGCCCTCGGTCATCAAGATCGAGTCCGAGCGTGCGCTGTACTGGCTCGGCGTCGGCGCGCAGCCGACCGAGCAGGTCGCCGCGCTGCTGAAGCTCACCGGTGACTGGGCGAAGTTCAAGGGCGAGAAGGACACCGAGTCCAAGGTCAAGGTCGCGGAGCCGAAGCAGGCCTTCGTCGTCGACACCGCCAAGAAGGCCGTCCTCAAGCCGAAGTCGGAGAAGAAGGCCCCGGCCGCTCCGACCGAGTCGGCAGACGACGCCGCAGAGACGACCGAGGCGTAA
- a CDS encoding glutamate--cysteine ligase — protein sequence MFSMDIRFTESPASTIGVEWELPLVDRDTGDLTPRAPAVISAVRERLGSHEQVTEELLTNTVEVVTGVHHTVGGATNELSGIIGEVIDAAEPLDAQVMCSGTHPFAVWDQQEITPDSEHYTTLIDRTRWWGRQMLIWGVHVHVGIDDRDKALPILGAMLAYVPHVQAFTASSPFWAGTDTGYASNRALMFQQLPTGGLPPQLGAWANFEEVVGDLTHTGVIEGVKDLRWDIRPSPQWGTLENRVSDGISTLHEVGAVTALVQCLVTACSDRLDAGETLPTMPPWFIRENKWRAARYGMEAEIITNAAGDERLVTDEVHDLVERLDPIAERLGCQEELHHLDTMIERGASYQRQLQVAQENDGDLRAVVRHLVGELRDSL from the coding sequence ATGTTCAGCATGGACATCCGCTTCACCGAGTCCCCGGCATCGACCATCGGCGTCGAGTGGGAACTCCCACTGGTCGACCGCGACACCGGCGACCTGACCCCACGAGCCCCAGCGGTCATCTCCGCCGTCCGCGAGCGGCTCGGCTCGCACGAACAGGTCACCGAGGAGCTCCTGACCAACACGGTCGAGGTCGTCACGGGCGTCCACCACACCGTCGGGGGCGCGACGAACGAGCTCTCCGGCATCATCGGCGAGGTCATCGACGCCGCTGAACCGCTCGACGCGCAGGTCATGTGCTCCGGGACGCATCCGTTCGCGGTGTGGGACCAGCAGGAGATCACCCCCGACAGCGAGCACTACACGACGCTCATCGACCGCACCAGGTGGTGGGGCCGCCAGATGCTCATCTGGGGTGTGCACGTGCACGTCGGCATCGACGACCGCGACAAGGCGCTCCCGATCCTCGGCGCCATGCTCGCCTACGTCCCGCACGTGCAGGCGTTCACGGCGTCCAGCCCGTTCTGGGCCGGCACCGACACGGGCTACGCGTCGAACCGGGCCCTCATGTTCCAGCAGCTCCCGACCGGCGGACTCCCGCCGCAGCTCGGCGCGTGGGCGAACTTCGAGGAGGTCGTGGGCGACCTGACGCACACCGGCGTCATCGAGGGCGTGAAGGACCTGCGGTGGGACATCCGGCCGTCGCCGCAGTGGGGCACGCTCGAGAACCGGGTCTCCGACGGCATCTCGACCCTGCACGAGGTCGGTGCCGTCACCGCGCTCGTGCAGTGCCTCGTCACCGCCTGCTCGGACCGGCTCGACGCCGGCGAGACCCTGCCGACGATGCCTCCGTGGTTCATCCGCGAGAACAAGTGGCGCGCGGCCCGCTACGGCATGGAGGCGGAGATCATCACGAACGCCGCCGGCGACGAACGGCTCGTCACGGACGAGGTGCACGACCTCGTCGAGCGACTGGACCCGATCGCGGAGCGGCTCGGCTGCCAGGAGGAACTGCACCACCTCGACACGATGATCGAGCGCGGGGCGTCGTACCAGCGGCAGCTCCAGGTCGCGCAGGAGAACGACGGCGACCTGCGCGCGGTCGTCCGCCACCTGGTCGGGGAGCTGCGCGACTCCCTCTAG
- the aroA gene encoding 3-phosphoshikimate 1-carboxyvinyltransferase, producing the protein MQLVVRGTSAPLIGELDIPVSKYHAHRALVLASLAKGTSIVSGISTTRQVEWTVGTLRALGIDIKRRGNEYHVTGLGGRYEATDVVDHGSRGADGVLNMGSSGTTLYFMTGLASLADKPMTLSGMKYFQRRPIKALLTSLTQMGVELEATNDCPPVTVQPKRPRGGDVTIAGTLSQWISGLLLVAPFAEEETRIHITGGRLNEQPYVELTVRMMRQFGLRVEVSDDWLEYRIPANQQATPHDYVIPPDIGSAAFGIAAAGIRESNVLLRGMTSFTTADTDHPESEFLDLATAMGVPMRIDEETGFVRIEHDGSPLKPLDIDCQPIPDLLPILSTMATFAEGTTRLWNVAHIRLKESDRVAAMLQLNRMGGRAEQGADELRVTGVGAGELHGASMSSFNDHRVLMSLAVAASKADGVSALTYPRAYRISYPTFLEAMNSVGLEMEVGDAEAAMAAADTRADRADVSNQHTDLGEDTDAAARAADLPELTGVDADPLVLSEKVRTLSETDPDGLAVIEVGGPEPVNTTWKELQDEADKVSALLLELGVRRGESVAMQLPNWREFVSITLGAIQMGAVATPIMPVFGPRETTMTLARSRARVVFLPNVFRKRRPALELLDVVDEATAQKRRLSVEHVIVIRSEARGQGDTPTNQAPLPADAAERVAASEWNWRYFDTALESVQVDVEQIRSHAPTPDDICQLLFTSGTTGEPKGVQHPHRTLGLATAMHVAQSGLTSDDRIYIPSPLAHQTGFLYGMLLAFRLGAPQVIQPVWDGTVALEQAFGAAGATFVQCATPFLTDLVDLVEAGAPQPEALRIFVPTGAAVPRALAQRASTVLGTAILGAFGTSETCLGALSSPSDDPADAYGHDGRALPGIKIRIVDDEGNELPADTEGNYELHSPTMFDGYLDRPDLTDDVFTEDGWYKTGDLAKVSAKGFLSITGRVKDVINRGGEKIPVVEIENLLYQHPLVTDVAIVAMPDERLGERACAFVVSAREGEPLDFRTMQQYLEKSGVSKYYWPERLEYIAELPRNAVGKVQKNVLREQAAALVATKEK; encoded by the coding sequence ATGCAGCTGGTCGTACGAGGTACTTCTGCCCCGCTCATCGGAGAGCTCGACATCCCGGTCTCGAAGTACCACGCGCACCGCGCGCTGGTCCTCGCGTCGCTGGCGAAGGGGACGAGCATCGTCTCCGGGATCAGCACGACACGGCAGGTCGAGTGGACCGTCGGCACCCTCCGTGCCCTCGGCATCGACATCAAGCGCCGCGGGAACGAGTACCACGTCACCGGGCTCGGTGGGCGGTACGAAGCGACCGACGTCGTCGACCACGGGTCACGCGGCGCCGACGGCGTCCTCAACATGGGCTCGTCGGGTACGACGCTCTACTTCATGACCGGACTGGCATCCCTCGCGGACAAGCCGATGACCCTGTCGGGCATGAAGTACTTCCAGCGCCGACCGATCAAGGCGCTGCTGACCTCGCTGACCCAGATGGGCGTCGAGCTCGAAGCGACCAACGACTGCCCGCCGGTCACCGTCCAGCCGAAGCGCCCGCGCGGCGGCGACGTCACGATCGCTGGAACGCTCTCGCAGTGGATTTCCGGCCTGCTCCTCGTCGCGCCCTTCGCGGAAGAGGAGACACGCATCCACATCACGGGCGGCCGCCTCAACGAGCAGCCGTACGTGGAGCTCACCGTGCGCATGATGCGCCAGTTCGGCCTGCGGGTCGAGGTCTCCGACGACTGGCTCGAGTACCGGATCCCGGCGAACCAGCAGGCGACCCCGCACGACTACGTCATCCCGCCGGACATCGGCTCCGCCGCCTTCGGCATCGCCGCTGCCGGCATCCGCGAGTCCAATGTGCTGCTCCGCGGCATGACCTCGTTCACCACCGCGGACACCGACCACCCGGAGAGCGAGTTCCTCGACCTCGCGACGGCGATGGGCGTCCCGATGCGCATCGACGAGGAGACCGGCTTCGTGCGGATCGAGCACGACGGCTCCCCGCTGAAGCCCCTCGACATCGACTGCCAGCCGATCCCGGACCTCCTGCCGATCCTGTCCACGATGGCGACCTTCGCCGAGGGCACGACCCGGCTCTGGAACGTGGCGCACATCCGGCTCAAGGAGTCGGACCGCGTCGCCGCCATGCTGCAGCTGAACCGGATGGGTGGACGTGCCGAGCAGGGCGCCGACGAACTCCGCGTGACCGGTGTGGGTGCCGGTGAGCTGCACGGCGCGTCGATGTCGTCGTTCAACGACCACCGCGTGCTCATGTCGCTCGCGGTCGCCGCGTCGAAGGCCGACGGGGTCTCCGCGCTCACGTATCCGCGTGCGTACCGGATCTCCTACCCGACGTTCCTCGAGGCGATGAACTCCGTCGGCCTCGAGATGGAGGTCGGCGACGCCGAGGCGGCGATGGCGGCAGCTGACACCCGCGCCGACCGTGCCGACGTGTCGAACCAGCACACCGACCTCGGCGAGGACACCGACGCCGCGGCCCGTGCCGCTGACCTGCCAGAGCTCACCGGCGTCGACGCCGACCCGCTCGTGCTCTCCGAGAAGGTCCGGACGCTGTCCGAGACCGACCCGGACGGCCTCGCCGTGATCGAGGTCGGCGGCCCCGAACCCGTGAACACGACCTGGAAGGAGCTCCAGGACGAGGCGGACAAGGTCTCCGCGCTGCTCCTCGAGCTCGGTGTGCGCCGTGGCGAGTCCGTCGCCATGCAGCTCCCGAACTGGCGCGAGTTCGTGTCGATCACCCTCGGCGCGATCCAGATGGGTGCCGTCGCCACGCCGATCATGCCGGTCTTCGGCCCGCGTGAGACCACGATGACCCTGGCCCGCTCCCGTGCCCGCGTCGTGTTCCTGCCGAACGTGTTCCGCAAGCGTCGCCCAGCGCTCGAGCTCCTCGACGTGGTCGACGAGGCGACGGCGCAGAAGCGCCGTCTCTCGGTCGAACACGTCATCGTGATCCGGTCGGAAGCGCGCGGTCAGGGCGACACCCCGACCAACCAGGCACCGCTGCCCGCCGACGCCGCCGAGCGCGTCGCGGCGAGCGAGTGGAACTGGCGCTACTTCGACACCGCGCTCGAGAGCGTCCAGGTCGACGTCGAGCAGATCCGCTCGCACGCGCCGACGCCGGACGACATCTGCCAGCTGCTGTTCACTTCGGGCACCACCGGCGAGCCGAAGGGCGTGCAGCACCCGCACCGCACGCTCGGCCTCGCCACCGCGATGCACGTCGCGCAGTCCGGGCTGACGAGCGACGACCGGATCTACATCCCGTCGCCGCTCGCGCACCAGACCGGCTTCCTCTACGGCATGCTGCTGGCGTTCCGGCTCGGTGCGCCGCAGGTCATCCAGCCGGTGTGGGACGGCACCGTCGCCCTCGAGCAGGCCTTCGGTGCGGCCGGGGCGACCTTCGTGCAGTGCGCGACGCCGTTCCTGACCGACCTGGTCGACCTGGTCGAGGCGGGTGCACCGCAGCCCGAGGCGCTCCGCATCTTCGTCCCGACCGGAGCCGCGGTTCCCCGCGCCCTCGCCCAGCGGGCCAGCACCGTGCTCGGCACCGCGATCCTCGGTGCGTTCGGCACGAGCGAGACGTGCCTCGGCGCGCTGTCGAGCCCGTCCGACGACCCGGCGGACGCCTACGGACACGACGGCCGCGCGCTGCCCGGCATCAAGATCCGCATCGTCGACGACGAGGGCAACGAGCTGCCGGCCGACACCGAGGGCAACTACGAGCTGCACTCGCCGACGATGTTCGACGGGTACCTCGACCGCCCCGACCTGACCGACGACGTCTTCACCGAGGACGGCTGGTACAAGACCGGCGACCTCGCGAAGGTGTCGGCGAAGGGCTTCCTGTCGATCACCGGCCGCGTCAAGGACGTCATCAACCGCGGTGGCGAGAAGATCCCGGTCGTCGAGATCGAGAACCTGCTCTACCAGCACCCGCTCGTCACCGACGTCGCCATCGTCGCGATGCCCGACGAGCGCCTCGGGGAGCGCGCCTGTGCGTTCGTCGTGTCCGCTCGTGAGGGTGAACCGCTCGACTTCCGGACGATGCAGCAGTACCTCGAGAAGTCCGGGGTGTCCAAGTACTACTGGCCGGAGCGGCTCGAGTACATCGCCGAGCTGCCGCGGAACGCGGTCGGCAAGGTCCAGAAGAACGTCCTGCGCGAGCAGGCTGCCGCGCTCGTCGCGACGAAGGAGAAGTAA
- a CDS encoding FAD-dependent oxidoreductase, translated as MTTAAADTAVATVASPWTLGPLHLPNRVVMGSMHTGLEVHDDGGAGMAAFYRERAAGGAACIITGGIAVNDEARGGPDFAVFGVDGADERFRVAVDAVHESGGTILAQLFHAGRYALVGGMTDRNGEPQRAIAPSALPWAAARGVVPEAMTTADVERTIADFAAAARSARDIGFDGVEIMASEGYLINQFHSPLTNLRDDEWGGSAAARRRFPVAVVQAVRAAVPDIAVTIRLSGADLMPGSSTDDDVDALVHDLLPLGLDGISVGIGWHESRTPTVQAAVPHGAWLTQASRIARVVRASAYPDVRVIASNRMTDLRDGETVLADGLIDAVALARPFLADPQLVSRSLAGRFELVNTCIGCNQACLDRSIVGQPVSCLVNPRAAREVAFPARPTTDPKRVDVVGGGPAGLAAAVDAARRGHHVTLWEAAPELGGQFGLAALIPGKEDYAATVRAARAELDDRGATVHLGRAATAADLVDSDAVVLAPGVVPRVVDIPGAELPHVLTYERALRDGVPAGTVAIIGGGGIGVDTAAFLTESPSEAVRATSFAERWDVPVAQDVVGDLPQRQPVASRTLRPGDQVTVLRRSGKFGQGVGLTSRWVALGRLRDAGVRMVGGVQEYLRIEPGALWIRDEDGAERMIPADSVVICAGQETAVHADRDGAAGLEPGLQAAGVPYAIVGGARDARSVDAVRATSEALEAVRALAP; from the coding sequence ATGACGACCGCCGCTGCCGACACCGCCGTCGCAACCGTCGCGTCCCCGTGGACGCTCGGCCCGCTGCACCTGCCCAACCGGGTGGTCATGGGGTCGATGCACACCGGACTCGAGGTGCACGACGACGGCGGTGCCGGGATGGCGGCGTTCTACCGTGAACGTGCGGCCGGGGGAGCCGCGTGCATCATCACCGGCGGCATCGCGGTCAACGACGAGGCCCGGGGCGGCCCGGACTTCGCGGTGTTCGGCGTCGACGGTGCCGACGAGCGGTTCCGCGTGGCGGTCGACGCCGTGCACGAGTCGGGCGGCACGATCCTCGCGCAGCTCTTCCACGCCGGGCGGTACGCGCTCGTCGGCGGGATGACCGACCGGAACGGCGAGCCGCAGCGCGCGATCGCCCCGTCGGCGCTGCCGTGGGCAGCCGCCCGTGGGGTCGTCCCTGAGGCGATGACGACAGCGGACGTCGAGCGGACGATCGCCGACTTCGCCGCGGCCGCGCGATCCGCCAGGGACATCGGCTTCGACGGCGTCGAGATCATGGCGTCCGAGGGCTACCTCATCAACCAGTTCCACTCGCCGCTCACGAACCTCCGCGACGACGAGTGGGGTGGTTCGGCAGCGGCACGCCGGCGGTTCCCGGTCGCCGTCGTGCAGGCAGTGCGTGCAGCGGTGCCGGACATCGCCGTCACGATCCGGTTGTCCGGTGCCGACCTGATGCCCGGGTCCTCGACCGACGACGACGTCGACGCCCTGGTGCACGACCTGCTGCCGCTCGGGCTCGACGGGATCTCCGTCGGCATCGGGTGGCACGAGTCCCGGACACCGACCGTGCAGGCCGCGGTGCCGCACGGCGCATGGCTGACCCAGGCGTCCCGGATCGCTCGTGTCGTCCGCGCGTCGGCGTACCCGGACGTGCGGGTCATCGCCTCGAACCGCATGACCGACCTCCGCGACGGCGAGACCGTGCTGGCCGACGGGCTCATCGACGCCGTCGCCCTCGCTCGCCCGTTCCTCGCGGACCCACAGCTCGTGTCGCGGTCCCTCGCCGGACGCTTCGAGCTCGTGAACACCTGCATCGGCTGCAACCAGGCGTGCCTCGATCGTTCGATCGTCGGGCAGCCGGTCTCCTGCCTGGTGAACCCCCGCGCCGCGCGCGAGGTCGCGTTCCCGGCACGTCCCACGACCGACCCCAAGCGCGTGGACGTCGTCGGCGGTGGGCCAGCCGGGCTCGCCGCGGCCGTGGACGCAGCCCGCCGGGGCCACCACGTCACGCTCTGGGAGGCCGCGCCGGAGCTGGGCGGGCAGTTCGGCCTCGCCGCGCTGATCCCCGGGAAAGAGGACTACGCCGCGACCGTCCGTGCCGCCCGGGCCGAGCTCGACGACCGCGGTGCGACCGTGCACCTCGGACGTGCCGCCACCGCTGCCGACCTGGTGGACAGCGACGCCGTGGTCCTCGCGCCCGGTGTGGTCCCGCGCGTCGTCGACATCCCGGGAGCGGAGCTGCCGCACGTCCTGACGTACGAGCGTGCCCTGCGTGACGGCGTCCCCGCGGGCACCGTGGCGATCATCGGCGGCGGCGGCATCGGCGTCGACACGGCGGCGTTCCTCACCGAGTCGCCTTCCGAGGCGGTCCGTGCGACGTCCTTCGCCGAGCGGTGGGACGTCCCGGTCGCGCAGGACGTCGTGGGAGACCTGCCGCAGCGCCAGCCGGTCGCGTCGCGCACGCTGCGGCCGGGCGACCAGGTCACCGTGCTCCGCCGTTCGGGCAAGTTCGGGCAGGGTGTCGGCCTGACGTCCCGCTGGGTCGCGCTCGGTCGGCTGCGCGACGCGGGCGTCCGGATGGTCGGCGGCGTCCAGGAGTACCTGCGGATCGAACCCGGTGCGCTCTGGATCCGCGACGAGGACGGTGCCGAGCGGATGATCCCGGCGGACTCCGTCGTGATCTGCGCGGGGCAGGAGACCGCTGTGCACGCGGACCGGGACGGTGCCGCCGGACTCGAGCCGGGCCTCCAGGCCGCCGGCGTGCCGTACGCGATCGTGGGCGGTGCGCGCGACGCGCGGAGCGTCGACGCGGTGCGCGCGACGTCCGAGGCACTCGAGGCGGTCCGCGCACTCGCACCGTGA
- a CDS encoding acyl-CoA dehydrogenase family protein, with amino-acid sequence MTTFNEAEFQQLKAEVTEWVRGRGEDWANEIERTGQVSPELFQELKDKGWLSLAAPTELGGRDIPFSRYLEIMEIVSRSHASIRMLVHVINGTWRAMQPYASPEQIEQVVKPSVAGDKLVAFTLTEATAGTGADIRTTVRREGDTYVMNGEKHLITFGVKCDYWLIAARLEGTTGQDGTVAFLMPNTGLPGAEVIDDSDTMGIRGTDHAILRFTDTPIPASALLGEEGQGLEVALGGFLLPSRVSVAMSAVGLAERANELAVEYANERETFGKKLSTRQAIQFYIAENYADIAAARALVLEAARAYEEGRPDAGTLSSASKMIAVDMLARVTDKALQVHGGQGYWKRNAIERVYRDARAQRFEEGTNEIQKLVVGRAVVTGQAGF; translated from the coding sequence ATGACCACGTTCAACGAGGCCGAGTTCCAGCAGCTCAAGGCCGAGGTCACCGAGTGGGTCCGCGGCCGCGGCGAGGACTGGGCGAACGAGATCGAGCGCACCGGCCAGGTGAGCCCTGAGCTCTTCCAGGAGCTCAAGGACAAGGGCTGGCTGTCCCTCGCGGCGCCGACCGAGCTCGGCGGGCGGGACATCCCGTTCTCCCGCTACCTCGAGATCATGGAGATCGTGTCGCGCTCGCACGCGTCGATCCGCATGCTCGTGCACGTCATCAACGGCACCTGGCGCGCCATGCAGCCGTACGCGAGCCCGGAACAGATCGAGCAGGTCGTCAAGCCCTCCGTCGCCGGCGACAAGCTCGTCGCGTTCACGCTGACAGAGGCCACGGCCGGCACCGGCGCGGACATCCGCACGACGGTCCGTCGCGAGGGCGACACCTACGTGATGAACGGCGAGAAGCACCTCATCACGTTCGGCGTCAAGTGCGACTACTGGCTCATCGCGGCGCGGCTCGAGGGCACGACGGGCCAGGACGGCACCGTCGCGTTCCTCATGCCGAACACCGGGCTCCCCGGTGCCGAGGTGATCGACGACTCGGACACGATGGGCATCCGCGGCACCGACCACGCGATCCTCCGCTTCACCGACACCCCGATCCCCGCGAGCGCGCTGCTCGGCGAAGAGGGCCAGGGGCTGGAGGTCGCACTGGGAGGCTTCCTGCTCCCGAGCCGCGTGTCGGTCGCGATGAGCGCCGTGGGCCTCGCCGAGCGTGCGAACGAGCTCGCCGTCGAGTACGCCAACGAGCGCGAGACCTTCGGCAAGAAGCTCTCCACCCGCCAGGCGATCCAGTTCTACATCGCCGAGAACTACGCCGACATCGCCGCGGCACGAGCCCTCGTGCTCGAGGCCGCCCGCGCGTACGAGGAAGGCCGCCCCGACGCCGGCACGCTCTCCAGCGCATCGAAGATGATCGCGGTCGACATGCTCGCCCGCGTCACCGACAAGGCGCTCCAGGTGCACGGTGGCCAGGGCTACTGGAAGCGCAACGCCATCGAGCGCGTCTACCGTGACGCCCGTGCGCAGCGGTTCGAAGAGGGCACCAACGAGATCCAGAAGCTGGTCGTCGGTCGCGCCGTCGTGACCGGCCAGGCCGGGTTCTAG